A window from Bacteroidota bacterium encodes these proteins:
- a CDS encoding porin yields the protein MKILLLLVIFILPVVFAKGQQADSTKQKTVTVSGFADFYYSYDFNNPANKLRPDYLYNHKRHNQPGVNLALLKAVFQKKKWKANLALMAGDYAKYNLAAEPKWARIIYEANVSYAFSDKISLDAGVLPSHIGFESAISKDNWTLSRSLLAEGSPYYETGVRLNYFPNEKWSFALLGLNGWQHIKDNNSDLAAGTLIQFNPNDKWFFNSSTFLGNEKPDSVAKQLRFFHNFYTIYNLSKKVSASVFVDLGIEEKQNSSGTNSWMGFVGQLKWKTSDKICAALRYEYYKDQSGVIVTPPTVNGLRLNGYTTSLDWKIWKNLLWRNEVRIFDSPDTIFSKDNMPKKNNVCFLSSVAIWF from the coding sequence ATGAAAATCTTACTCTTGCTTGTCATTTTTATTTTGCCTGTTGTATTTGCCAAAGGACAGCAGGCTGATTCTACAAAGCAAAAAACAGTTACTGTGTCCGGCTTCGCAGATTTTTATTACAGTTATGATTTTAATAACCCAGCAAACAAACTGAGGCCAGATTATTTATACAATCATAAAAGACATAATCAGCCGGGTGTTAATCTTGCCTTGTTGAAAGCAGTATTTCAAAAAAAAAAATGGAAAGCAAATCTTGCATTGATGGCGGGTGATTATGCAAAATATAATTTGGCTGCTGAACCAAAATGGGCAAGGATAATTTATGAAGCAAATGTTAGCTATGCTTTTTCTGATAAAATTTCACTTGATGCCGGTGTACTTCCATCTCATATCGGTTTCGAGTCGGCCATCAGTAAAGACAACTGGACTTTGAGTCGCAGCCTGCTGGCAGAAGGCTCACCTTACTATGAAACGGGTGTAAGGCTGAATTATTTTCCCAATGAAAAATGGAGTTTTGCTTTGCTAGGCCTAAACGGCTGGCAGCACATTAAGGACAATAACTCAGACCTGGCAGCAGGCACATTAATCCAGTTCAATCCAAATGACAAATGGTTCTTTAATTCCAGTACTTTTTTAGGAAATGAAAAACCGGATTCAGTGGCAAAACAACTGCGCTTCTTTCATAATTTTTATACTATTTATAACCTGAGTAAAAAGGTTAGTGCATCTGTTTTTGTTGATCTCGGAATTGAAGAAAAACAAAATAGCAGCGGCACAAATAGTTGGATGGGTTTTGTTGGGCAACTCAAATGGAAGACATCCGATAAAATCTGCGCTGCATTACGCTATGAATATTATAAAGATCAATCTGGCGTTATCGTTACCCCGCCAACTGTAAATGGTTTAAGACTGAATGGCTATACTACATCACTTGACTGGAAAATTTGGAAAAATTTATTGTGGCGGAATGAAGTAAGAATATTTGATTCGCCAGATACTATTTTTTCTAAAGATAATATGCCAAAGAAGAATAATGTTTGCTTTCTAAGTTCGGTGGCTATTTGGTTTTAA
- a CDS encoding PepSY domain-containing protein, with the protein MAKQSNNKTAWQKTRKLINDIHLWLGLTSGLIVIAVCFTGTVYVFNTELTEGGALHLYKVEVNGQQLIPVDSLVKNITDSVDGIITNIAIPASLTRTYQFTVKKNGDSMNRGVTTYMVNPYTGQITGSSKDKNGTKEFMSTMFSLHRWLLLDRVKTPIIKGITNRELGSMITGWATIIFTLGCFTGLFLWFPKKIRNWKQGFKIKWNAGWKRVNHDLHNTLAFYALFFLLLMGLTGPQFSFQWYRNGLQKTLGTYKPKDAPKEKPIKSKLPEDTFTIKTLSIADYIKEADKELAYEGNYTISLPADPTAAVIITKTKLGFFAPAAGDRITLDQYSGKVLKLDIFKKKPFNERIAGSIKAIHVGNVYGTFTKLLYFLACLIATSLPITGTMIWLNKMKRKKKKDSTDQTVETEE; encoded by the coding sequence ATGGCAAAGCAATCAAATAATAAAACGGCCTGGCAGAAAACCAGGAAACTAATAAACGATATTCATCTTTGGCTTGGGCTTACCAGCGGATTAATTGTTATTGCTGTTTGTTTTACTGGTACCGTTTATGTATTTAATACTGAACTCACAGAAGGGGGGGCACTGCATTTATATAAAGTTGAAGTAAACGGACAGCAACTCATTCCTGTTGATTCATTAGTAAAAAACATAACAGATAGTGTTGATGGCATAATTACAAATATTGCAATACCTGCGAGCCTCACCCGTACATACCAGTTCACAGTAAAAAAGAATGGGGACAGTATGAATAGGGGAGTTACTACCTACATGGTAAATCCTTATACAGGCCAAATTACCGGCTCATCAAAAGATAAAAATGGTACAAAAGAATTTATGAGTACGATGTTCAGTTTACATCGCTGGTTGTTGCTGGACAGAGTAAAAACGCCGATCATAAAAGGAATTACCAACAGGGAATTGGGAAGTATGATCACGGGATGGGCTACTATCATTTTTACTTTGGGTTGTTTTACAGGGCTTTTCCTTTGGTTCCCAAAAAAAATAAGAAACTGGAAGCAAGGATTCAAAATAAAATGGAATGCAGGCTGGAAAAGAGTAAATCATGACCTGCATAATACCCTTGCTTTTTATGCTTTATTTTTTTTATTGCTGATGGGATTAACGGGACCGCAATTTTCTTTTCAATGGTATAGGAATGGATTGCAAAAAACATTAGGCACTTATAAACCAAAGGATGCTCCAAAGGAAAAACCAATCAAATCAAAACTACCGGAAGATACTTTTACTATTAAAACATTATCCATTGCAGATTATATAAAGGAGGCAGATAAAGAACTTGCTTACGAAGGCAATTATACAATTTCATTACCTGCTGATCCCACTGCTGCAGTTATTATAACAAAAACAAAACTTGGTTTTTTTGCTCCCGCTGCCGGCGATAGAATTACCTTAGATCAATATAGTGGCAAAGTATTAAAGCTTGATATTTTTAAAAAGAAACCCTTTAATGAAAGAATAGCCGGTTCCATAAAAGCAATTCATGTTGGTAATGTATATGGAACATTTACCAAACTACTTTATTTTCTTGCTTGCTTAATTGCTACCAGTTTGCCTATAACAGGAACAATGATCTGGCTTAACAAGATGAAAAGGAAAAAAAAGAAAGATTCAACAGATCAGACGGTGGAAACGGAGGAGTAG
- a CDS encoding TonB-dependent receptor translates to MQRLVIVAVILLSGFTAAAQNILKTRIINSESGEPLAGATVSIESLKRSAIADTAGIAIINNLAEGRYIVKISSVGYEQKEIEVEIPMTADVITIEMKAEHEEEEEIVIQSTRSSRTISDIPTRVEFVAGEELDEKANMKPGDIRMVLNESTGITTQQTSALSANASIRIQGLDGKYTQILRDGLPLYGGFSSGLGLLQTPPLDLKQFEVIKGSASTLYGGGAIAGLVNLISKTPGEKRELRFHLDATSAGGINTSGYYGQKFKKTGITLFASRNSNKAFDPSTTGFTAIPKFERYTVNPKLFLFINERTDLQFGVNMTTEKRTGGDIEFIKGNKTSGYTEDNNSDRVSTQFSFEKRFGKNSAIKFKNSINYFKRLLSVTPSYSFDGEQTASFTEFTYSSHGEKAEWIAGANVVTDNFDESLPLTSSYSARDYKQLTTGFFVQNNLKVNDKFILESGLRGDYVKDYGFALLPRVSMLFKISPKLSSRIGGGLGYKAPTIFTEESERLQYMNVMPIDKNINKLEKSYGVNADINYRTRFADDKISFSINHLFFYTRIHDPLVLRLQPSSLYQFINVNGHFDSKGMETNVKLGYGDFKLFIGYTYTNAYLHEGSIKTENFLTSRHRLNNVLLYEVEEKWKVGLEAYYFSEQQLSDGATGKSYWIAGFMAEKLWKKISLYINFENFTDTRQTRFDTIYTGSISDPQFRDIYAPLDGFVVNGGMKLRL, encoded by the coding sequence ATGCAACGATTAGTAATAGTTGCAGTTATTCTCTTATCAGGGTTTACTGCAGCTGCCCAAAATATATTGAAGACAAGGATCATAAACAGTGAAAGTGGCGAGCCGCTTGCAGGAGCTACAGTCAGTATTGAATCATTAAAGAGATCTGCAATAGCTGATACAGCCGGTATTGCTATTATTAATAACTTGGCGGAAGGAAGGTATATTGTAAAGATCAGTTCAGTTGGATATGAGCAAAAAGAAATAGAAGTTGAGATTCCAATGACAGCTGATGTAATAACAATTGAGATGAAAGCAGAACATGAAGAGGAGGAAGAGATTGTCATTCAATCTACCCGTAGTTCAAGAACGATCAGTGATATACCTACCCGAGTTGAGTTTGTAGCCGGTGAAGAGCTGGATGAAAAAGCGAACATGAAACCCGGCGATATCCGAATGGTATTGAATGAAAGTACAGGTATTACTACACAACAAACATCTGCTTTATCAGCGAATGCTTCTATCCGTATACAGGGATTAGATGGAAAATATACCCAGATATTAAGAGATGGACTTCCTCTCTATGGTGGTTTCAGCAGCGGCCTGGGTTTATTGCAAACACCTCCGTTGGATCTAAAACAATTTGAAGTTATCAAAGGATCTGCATCTACGTTATATGGCGGCGGGGCCATTGCAGGGTTGGTAAATCTTATTTCAAAAACACCGGGAGAAAAAAGAGAATTGAGATTTCACCTTGATGCAACAAGTGCCGGCGGAATAAATACAAGCGGATATTATGGACAGAAATTTAAAAAGACGGGAATCACATTGTTTGCGTCACGCAACAGTAATAAAGCCTTTGATCCTTCTACAACCGGCTTTACTGCCATACCGAAATTTGAAAGGTATACAGTAAATCCAAAACTCTTCTTGTTTATCAATGAAAGAACAGATCTACAGTTTGGAGTAAATATGACCACAGAGAAACGTACCGGCGGAGATATTGAATTCATAAAAGGAAATAAAACATCCGGCTATACAGAGGATAATAATTCAGACCGGGTAAGCACCCAGTTTTCTTTTGAAAAAAGATTCGGCAAAAACAGCGCTATCAAATTTAAAAACAGCATCAACTATTTTAAGCGATTGCTGTCAGTTACTCCGTCATATTCATTTGATGGAGAGCAAACAGCCAGTTTTACAGAGTTTACGTATTCCAGTCACGGAGAAAAAGCGGAATGGATCGCAGGAGCCAACGTAGTGACAGATAATTTTGATGAGTCGCTTCCTTTAACGTCCAGCTATTCCGCCAGGGATTATAAACAACTGACTACAGGATTTTTTGTTCAGAATAATTTAAAGGTGAATGACAAATTTATTCTTGAATCAGGTTTGCGGGGCGATTATGTAAAGGATTATGGGTTTGCATTATTGCCAAGGGTTTCCATGTTGTTCAAGATCTCTCCCAAGCTCTCATCCCGTATCGGTGGAGGATTAGGTTATAAGGCGCCAACTATTTTTACAGAAGAAAGCGAAAGGCTCCAGTATATGAATGTAATGCCGATCGATAAAAATATAAATAAACTGGAAAAAAGCTATGGAGTAAATGCGGATATTAATTACCGTACACGATTTGCTGATGATAAGATCAGCTTCAGCATCAATCATCTTTTTTTTTATACCCGCATACATGATCCGCTGGTGTTAAGGCTACAGCCCTCATCCTTGTACCAGTTCATCAATGTAAACGGGCATTTCGACAGCAAAGGAATGGAAACAAATGTGAAGCTGGGTTATGGTGATTTCAAACTTTTTATCGGTTATACTTATACCAATGCTTACCTGCATGAAGGAAGTATAAAAACGGAAAATTTTCTTACATCCCGGCATCGATTAAATAATGTGTTGCTCTATGAAGTAGAAGAAAAATGGAAGGTTGGTTTGGAAGCATACTATTTCAGCGAGCAACAACTGAGTGATGGGGCAACAGGTAAGAGTTACTGGATAGCAGGATTTATGGCGGAAAAACTCTGGAAGAAGATTTCACTCTATATCAATTTTGAAAATTTCACTGATACAAGACAGACAAGATTTGATACCATTTATACAGGTAGCATCAGTGATCCGCAGTTCAGGGATATATATGCACCGCTGGATGGGTTTGTGGTGAATGGAGGAATGAAACTGAGGCTATAA
- a CDS encoding helix-turn-helix domain-containing protein, which translates to MHNPQDILNVAYGQNLMQNDMQLLQEKVQQIPGSVQYTIKRYRKHSQWNIDDTGMLVYHYEKNEKKENYLELRYCVSGNVYCRKKDTECDMCQFSASKNCVEKVDSVDVVSFRFSPRQLSQFVKPRKTNDTLSENILTFKHLSSFSKVHPLCSKTRLVLEGLLNHTYSDSLENIFINAQTQMLLLYSLDCMLGEKEIDIISCKFLANEADRDKIVNAREILIKHIGEPITIKELSRKVAINECYLKKGFKEMFGTTIFDFYQSQRMEHAKYLLYEKGLSVTEVSALLGYSSISHFSTAFKKHTGLKPCELLLR; encoded by the coding sequence ATGCATAATCCCCAAGATATATTGAATGTGGCCTACGGACAAAACCTGATGCAGAACGATATGCAATTGCTGCAGGAAAAAGTTCAGCAAATACCAGGTTCGGTTCAGTATACCATTAAAAGATACCGCAAGCATTCGCAATGGAATATTGATGATACAGGTATGTTGGTTTATCATTATGAAAAAAATGAGAAGAAAGAGAATTACCTGGAGCTGCGTTATTGTGTAAGTGGTAATGTGTATTGCCGGAAGAAAGATACAGAGTGTGATATGTGCCAGTTTAGTGCATCAAAAAACTGTGTTGAAAAAGTGGACAGTGTAGATGTTGTGAGTTTCCGGTTTTCTCCGCGTCAGTTATCTCAGTTTGTAAAGCCTCGTAAGACAAACGATACGCTGTCGGAAAATATTCTGACTTTTAAGCACCTTTCTTCTTTTTCCAAAGTACATCCTTTGTGCAGTAAAACAAGACTGGTTTTGGAGGGTTTATTGAATCATACATACAGTGACAGTCTTGAAAATATTTTCATCAATGCACAAACACAGATGCTATTGCTTTACAGCCTCGATTGTATGTTGGGTGAAAAGGAGATTGACATAATCAGTTGTAAGTTCCTGGCGAATGAAGCGGATAGAGATAAAATAGTGAACGCAAGAGAAATTCTTATAAAACATATCGGTGAGCCTATCACGATCAAAGAGCTCAGCCGGAAAGTGGCCATCAACGAATGTTACCTGAAGAAAGGTTTTAAAGAAATGTTCGGCACTACCATCTTTGATTTTTATCAAAGTCAAAGAATGGAACATGCAAAATATTTATTGTATGAAAAAGGCTTGAGTGTAACAGAAGTTTCAGCATTGCTGGGTTATTCTTCTATTTCCCACTTCTCTACAGCGTTTAAAAAACACACAGGTTTAAAACCATGTGAACTGTTGTTGCGATAA
- the purD gene encoding phosphoribosylamine--glycine ligase has protein sequence MNVLLLGSGGREHALALKISQSKLCSSLFIAPGNAGTSQCGTNLQFGVNDFEAIKKACIEKKIDMVVVGPEEPLVKGITDYLIAEPALSNLDIIGPTKAGAQLEGSKAFSKHFMQRHNIPTAAYREFTLDNYEEGVEYIRKHSLPIVLKADGLAAGKGVVICESAFEALAEFDLMIQRAKFGEASKKVVIEEFLKGIELSVFVLSDGKNYITLPEAKDYKRVGEGDTGLNTGGMGAISPVPFADAAFMKKVDERIVQPTVNGLHKEGLEYRGFIFVGLIKVDDEPYVIEYNCRMGDPETEVVMPRLKNDLLELLQAAAEQKLNEIKIEVDDRAACTVVAASGGYPGDYKKGIEINGLDEASKGESFVFHAGTTANNGKVLTNGGRVLCVTSFGSETSYAALKSVKTLNKISFDGMFYRSDIGYEFE, from the coding sequence ATGAATGTATTACTACTTGGCTCAGGTGGCCGTGAACATGCACTGGCTTTAAAAATTTCTCAAAGCAAACTTTGTTCAAGTCTTTTTATTGCACCTGGTAATGCAGGTACATCACAATGCGGAACCAATTTGCAATTTGGGGTAAATGATTTTGAAGCGATAAAAAAAGCATGCATTGAAAAAAAGATTGATATGGTGGTGGTAGGACCGGAAGAGCCATTGGTAAAAGGTATCACTGATTATTTAATAGCGGAGCCTGCACTTTCAAATCTCGACATCATTGGTCCAACAAAAGCCGGTGCACAACTCGAAGGAAGCAAAGCATTCTCCAAACATTTTATGCAGCGGCATAATATTCCAACTGCTGCTTACAGAGAATTTACACTGGATAATTATGAAGAAGGTGTTGAGTACATCCGGAAACATAGTCTACCGATCGTATTAAAAGCAGACGGCCTGGCTGCAGGAAAAGGAGTAGTGATCTGCGAATCGGCATTTGAAGCATTAGCCGAATTTGACTTGATGATCCAACGGGCAAAATTTGGTGAAGCAAGTAAGAAAGTTGTTATAGAGGAATTTTTAAAAGGAATTGAGCTATCTGTTTTTGTTTTATCAGATGGTAAAAATTATATCACTTTGCCGGAAGCAAAGGATTATAAAAGAGTAGGAGAAGGGGATACCGGATTGAATACAGGTGGTATGGGCGCCATCAGCCCGGTGCCTTTTGCTGATGCTGCGTTTATGAAAAAAGTAGACGAAAGAATTGTGCAGCCAACAGTTAATGGTTTACACAAAGAAGGATTGGAATACCGCGGTTTCATTTTTGTTGGTTTGATAAAAGTAGATGATGAACCTTATGTGATAGAATACAACTGCCGGATGGGTGACCCCGAAACTGAAGTAGTAATGCCACGATTGAAAAATGATCTGCTTGAATTATTGCAGGCAGCTGCTGAGCAAAAATTAAATGAAATAAAAATTGAAGTTGATGACCGTGCTGCTTGTACTGTTGTTGCAGCAAGCGGTGGTTACCCCGGTGATTATAAAAAAGGGATTGAGATCAACGGGCTTGATGAAGCATCGAAAGGGGAAAGTTTTGTTTTTCATGCAGGCACCACGGCCAATAATGGTAAAGTGCTTACTAATGGCGGCCGTGTACTTTGTGTTACTTCTTTTGGAAGCGAAACATCATATGCCGCCCTTAAATCTGTAAAGACGCTGAATAAAATTTCCTTTGATGGAATGTTTTACCGTTCAGATATTGGGTATGAGTTTGAATGA
- a CDS encoding peptide MFS transporter, which produces MSQTQDVFSVQPHQLGKHPKGLMVLFFTEMWERFGYYLMVGILFLYLTNSTGKGLPRAMGADVVGTFIALVYLTPFIGGLIADRYLGYIRSIFLGGSLMAIGYLTLTLPGDYTMYIAMGCIIVGNGFFKPNISTLLGNMYNREDLRPLKDNAYNIFYMGINIGALFCNFAAAVLRNKISWGAAFSAAGIGLIIGLIWLAANLKHIKQYDVKKPMQAGDMPISKIFGSVFLPMIIFGVLGWLIPGNLMGSDSNDAFVLACIPVIVFYTRLWTKGNAEDKKGIGALLFIFTISIIFWTIYNQNSTGLTIWAESHTDRSIPKFMEKPADGIYMLQNLGTEPRETEQLDQYMRVVTDDSGNAVKTMGPDPYFANVPKEKWPENGITKVGNTELFQSINPFFIVALTPLLIAFFAYMARRGKPISTASKFAWALVISGLSALVMVFAVMSVPSIYTHKASSLWLFLTYGVFTVSEVCLSPIGLSFVSKLAPPRLTALMMGGWFLSTSLGGKVAGVMASFWDKMPDKRIFFGIITVAAILGGLLIFAKVKSLDKIVRDKTGTA; this is translated from the coding sequence ATGAGCCAAACTCAAGATGTTTTTTCCGTACAGCCTCATCAATTAGGCAAACACCCAAAAGGATTAATGGTTTTATTTTTTACTGAAATGTGGGAACGTTTCGGTTATTACCTGATGGTAGGTATCCTCTTTCTTTATTTAACCAACAGCACCGGTAAGGGACTACCTAGAGCAATGGGTGCTGATGTAGTTGGAACCTTTATCGCTCTTGTCTATCTCACACCATTTATCGGGGGATTAATTGCCGATAGATATCTTGGTTATATCAGGTCAATTTTTTTAGGCGGCTCATTAATGGCTATTGGTTACCTGACATTAACACTGCCGGGGGATTATACAATGTATATCGCAATGGGATGCATCATTGTCGGCAATGGATTTTTTAAGCCTAATATCTCCACATTGCTTGGCAATATGTACAATAGAGAAGATCTGAGACCCTTAAAAGATAATGCTTACAATATCTTTTATATGGGTATCAATATCGGTGCATTGTTTTGCAATTTTGCTGCTGCTGTATTAAGAAATAAAATTAGCTGGGGTGCTGCTTTTTCTGCAGCAGGTATTGGATTGATAATCGGACTTATCTGGCTGGCAGCAAATCTTAAACATATAAAACAATATGATGTAAAAAAGCCGATGCAGGCCGGTGATATGCCCATATCGAAAATTTTCGGTTCGGTTTTTTTGCCAATGATAATATTTGGCGTGCTTGGATGGCTGATTCCCGGAAACCTGATGGGTTCTGATTCTAACGATGCATTTGTTCTTGCCTGTATTCCTGTAATTGTCTTTTATACACGTTTATGGACAAAAGGAAATGCAGAAGATAAAAAAGGGATCGGCGCTTTGTTATTTATTTTTACGATCTCAATTATTTTCTGGACAATTTATAATCAAAATTCAACCGGGCTTACTATCTGGGCTGAATCACATACTGACCGATCGATTCCTAAGTTTATGGAGAAACCTGCTGATGGAATTTATATGTTGCAGAATTTAGGTACGGAACCGAGAGAAACAGAACAACTGGATCAGTATATGAGGGTTGTTACCGATGACTCAGGAAATGCGGTTAAAACAATGGGGCCCGATCCTTATTTTGCAAATGTGCCAAAAGAAAAATGGCCGGAAAACGGAATCACAAAAGTTGGTAATACAGAACTCTTTCAATCGATCAATCCTTTCTTCATCGTTGCATTGACCCCGTTGCTCATTGCATTCTTTGCATATATGGCCCGACGAGGTAAACCTATTTCTACTGCAAGTAAGTTTGCATGGGCATTAGTTATTTCCGGGTTGAGTGCATTAGTAATGGTGTTTGCTGTAATGTCCGTACCCAGCATCTATACACATAAAGCTTCATCGCTCTGGTTGTTTCTTACCTATGGTGTATTTACCGTCAGCGAAGTTTGTTTAAGCCCGATCGGCTTATCCTTTGTATCTAAGTTAGCACCACCACGTTTAACTGCATTGATGATGGGTGGTTGGTTTCTTTCAACTTCATTGGGCGGTAAAGTAGCAGGTGTAATGGCCAGCTTCTGGGATAAAATGCCTGATAAAAGAATTTTCTTCGGCATCATTACAGTTGCAGCAATACTTGGAGGTTTATTAATTTTTGCCAAAGTAAAATCGTTGGATAAAATTGTAAGAGATAAAACAGGTACTGCATAA
- a CDS encoding oligopeptide transporter, OPT family, which translates to MAEQQFKPFVPAETQMAEFTIKSVITGAIFGIIFGAATVYLALKAGLTVSASIPIAVLSIALGKLFLKTTILENNIIQTTGSAGESIAAGVVFTLPGFLFLSSPESSSFFNYLTIMTLAVLGGMLGTLMMIPLRRSLIVKEHETLPYPEGTACASVLKAGEKGGDLAKTAFLGMGVAVGYAVLQKIFHVISEAPVYVTSLKNKYLPSARINGEITPEYLGVGYIIGPKISGILVAGSVLSSFVLIPLLATLIPGDTTYAQLTKLDLNPAKYGWDPTTHTFVNNAEALYRAFIRQVGAGAVAAGGFITLIKTIPTIVSSFKESIGSVKDKSTVATVARTDRDLNIKVVLYGSLGLILIMSMLSFIPGENIGSRLLLGLLVVIFGAFFVTVSSRIVGLIGSSNNPISGMTIATIMATCLVFIGVGWTGKVYEPMALVVGGMICVAAANAGATSQDLKTGYLVGATPKYQQLALFIGAIVSSIVIGWTVKILDTPSSALAATGVQHAIGETYSAPQATLMATIIKGILGGDLDWQFVMVGVFIAIVLELCGIKALSFAVGTYLPFSTTFPIFVGGFIKGIADKHAKKNKEPEEEEDLRKGNLFATGLVAGGALFGVIAAILTVFFEAQMKALNFEEALSHSLGEDLYMILGVGFFAAMCFILWKVAIAKKKMT; encoded by the coding sequence ATGGCTGAACAACAATTCAAACCTTTTGTGCCCGCTGAAACACAGATGGCAGAGTTTACAATCAAGTCTGTTATCACAGGTGCCATCTTCGGAATTATTTTTGGTGCTGCCACTGTTTATCTTGCTTTAAAAGCAGGTCTTACCGTTTCTGCTTCTATCCCAATCGCCGTTCTTTCAATTGCGTTAGGTAAATTGTTTTTGAAAACAACAATACTTGAAAATAATATCATTCAAACCACAGGCAGTGCAGGTGAAAGTATTGCAGCAGGTGTTGTATTCACTCTGCCGGGCTTTTTATTTTTAAGTTCTCCTGAAAGCAGCAGCTTTTTTAATTATCTAACCATTATGACGCTGGCCGTTTTAGGCGGTATGCTCGGCACATTGATGATGATTCCGCTACGACGTTCATTAATTGTGAAAGAGCATGAAACACTTCCTTATCCTGAAGGAACTGCCTGCGCTTCCGTTTTAAAAGCCGGCGAAAAAGGTGGGGATCTTGCTAAAACCGCTTTTCTCGGTATGGGTGTAGCAGTAGGTTATGCTGTATTGCAAAAAATATTTCATGTCATTTCAGAAGCTCCCGTGTATGTTACAAGCCTTAAAAATAAATATCTTCCTTCTGCAAGGATCAATGGCGAAATAACCCCGGAATATCTTGGTGTTGGTTATATAATCGGCCCAAAAATTTCAGGAATATTAGTTGCTGGAAGTGTATTAAGTTCATTTGTTCTAATTCCGCTGTTAGCCACATTAATTCCTGGTGATACTACCTATGCACAGTTGACAAAACTTGATCTCAATCCTGCTAAATACGGATGGGACCCAACCACTCATACATTTGTCAACAATGCAGAAGCTTTATACCGGGCATTTATAAGACAGGTAGGTGCTGGTGCAGTTGCAGCAGGTGGATTTATTACGTTGATAAAAACGATCCCTACAATTGTTTCTTCTTTTAAAGAAAGTATTGGCTCTGTGAAAGACAAGTCAACTGTTGCAACAGTTGCCCGTACAGACAGGGATTTGAATATAAAAGTTGTACTTTATGGAAGTCTCGGATTGATTCTTATTATGTCAATGCTTTCATTTATTCCCGGCGAAAATATTGGCAGTCGTTTATTGCTGGGATTGCTAGTAGTTATTTTCGGCGCTTTCTTCGTTACCGTTTCTTCCCGAATAGTTGGTTTGATTGGTTCATCCAACAATCCAATCAGCGGAATGACGATCGCTACGATCATGGCGACCTGTCTTGTTTTTATCGGAGTAGGCTGGACAGGAAAAGTATATGAACCAATGGCACTGGTTGTAGGAGGAATGATTTGTGTAGCTGCTGCCAATGCCGGTGCTACATCACAAGATTTAAAGACCGGCTATCTTGTAGGTGCTACTCCAAAATATCAACAGCTAGCTTTATTTATCGGGGCAATTGTTTCTTCAATTGTTATAGGCTGGACTGTAAAAATTCTTGATACACCATCAAGTGCATTAGCTGCAACAGGTGTTCAACATGCAATTGGCGAAACCTATTCAGCCCCGCAGGCCACATTAATGGCAACAATTATTAAAGGTATTTTGGGTGGTGATCTCGACTGGCAATTTGTAATGGTAGGGGTTTTTATTGCCATCGTTCTTGAACTCTGCGGCATAAAAGCTTTGAGTTTCGCAGTAGGTACTTACTTGCCATTTTCTACCACATTTCCAATTTTTGTCGGGGGATTTATAAAAGGAATAGCCGATAAACATGCAAAGAAAAATAAAGAACCCGAAGAGGAAGAAGATCTGAGAAAAGGAAATTTATTCGCAACTGGACTTGTTGCAGGGGGTGCCTTATTTGGTGTAATAGCAGCTATACTCACTGTTTTCTTCGAAGCACAAATGAAGGCACTAAATTTTGAAGAAGCCTTGTCCCACAGTTTGGGAGAAGACCTTTACATGATCTTAGGAGTTGGCTTCTTTGCTGCGATGTGCTTTATTCTCTGGAAAGTAGCAATAGCCAAAAAGAAAATGACTTAG